Proteins encoded within one genomic window of Armatimonadota bacterium:
- a CDS encoding VOC family protein — MSAQSTPEIRQLITFLTTDRPEETHRFYEEVLGLDLALAKAHCRIYRMSPGAFVAICSSDKPMPEARRVTISIQTGDVDGWYERIQSHGLKTDGGPRWSEAYGIYHFFTWDPSGYSVEFQEFRIDDWDHEG; from the coding sequence ATGAGCGCGCAGAGCACACCTGAGATCCGACAGCTCATAACGTTTCTGACGACGGACAGACCGGAAGAGACGCACCGATTCTATGAGGAGGTTCTTGGATTAGACCTCGCGCTGGCGAAGGCGCATTGCAGGATTTATCGTATGTCTCCTGGCGCGTTTGTCGCTATTTGCTCCAGCGACAAGCCGATGCCGGAGGCGCGGCGGGTTACGATCTCGATCCAGACCGGCGACGTCGATGGCTGGTACGAGCGGATCCAGTCGCACGGGTTGAAGACCGACGGCGGACCCCGCTGGAGCGAGGCGTACGGCATCTACCACTTTTTCACCTGGGACCCGAGTGGCTACAGCGTCGAGTTCCAGGAGTTCCGGATCGACGATTGGGATCATGAGGGGTAG
- a CDS encoding type II/IV secretion system protein: MLTGDVFVEEGLITPEQLQLALQKQLEMGGDNPIAHVMVEMGLVSERDRVRCLGNVWGVPFVEVRDLSANEEAISLLTPQFAKRFKALPLEVKDDKLVVAMANPLDVFVIDELRMNTGHEIEPLIAVEADIVAALAEHYKFDTNIGEAIDGVMRDFDGDFDVQADARADDEDDLSEEELRELGEDAPIVRLANLIINQAIADKASDIHIEPRKNGVLIRYRIDGIMMDGMKLPRKVAAPLASRFKIVANMDIAEKRSPQDNRISATINGKPYDFRVSTLPVVYGEKIVMRVLDKESINVGLTNLGFLSHNLKILEDMAQRTYGIVLVTGPTGSGKTTTLYSLINQTNDGLKNILTIEDPVEYELDSINQTSVNVKAGMTFQAGLRAMLRQDPDVIMVGEMRDRETATIAMEAALTGHLVFSTLHTNDASSAPSRLADMDVEPFLVASSLIGVLAQRLVRVICPHCKESYTASRESLLRYGFPLPEEVGAETKGELKLFKGAGCDKCRGSGYKGRTGVHELLVLSDEIRDQILHKAPTHEIRKMAIQNGMKSLQADAVQKILMGVTSVDEVLRVIYS, encoded by the coding sequence ATGCTGACCGGGGATGTATTTGTAGAGGAAGGGCTGATCACGCCTGAACAGCTCCAGCTGGCACTTCAAAAGCAGTTGGAGATGGGCGGTGACAACCCGATAGCCCATGTCATGGTTGAAATGGGCCTCGTCTCCGAGCGCGATCGCGTTCGGTGCTTGGGCAACGTATGGGGTGTGCCGTTCGTCGAAGTCCGCGATCTTTCTGCCAACGAAGAAGCGATCAGCCTTCTTACCCCACAGTTCGCAAAGCGGTTCAAAGCGCTGCCCTTAGAAGTGAAGGACGACAAGTTGGTCGTCGCTATGGCGAATCCTCTCGACGTGTTCGTCATAGACGAACTGCGGATGAACACGGGCCACGAAATCGAGCCTCTCATCGCGGTCGAAGCCGACATCGTAGCGGCGTTGGCAGAGCACTACAAATTTGACACGAACATCGGCGAGGCGATCGATGGCGTCATGCGCGATTTCGATGGGGACTTTGACGTTCAGGCAGACGCCCGCGCTGACGACGAAGACGACTTGTCGGAAGAGGAGTTGCGAGAGCTCGGCGAAGACGCCCCGATAGTCCGCCTCGCGAATCTGATTATCAACCAAGCGATCGCCGACAAGGCCAGCGACATCCACATCGAGCCAAGGAAGAACGGAGTTCTGATCCGGTACCGAATCGACGGGATCATGATGGACGGAATGAAGCTGCCAAGGAAAGTGGCTGCGCCGCTGGCGTCGCGATTCAAGATCGTTGCCAACATGGACATCGCAGAGAAGCGCTCACCACAGGACAATCGCATTAGCGCAACGATCAACGGTAAGCCGTACGATTTCCGCGTCTCGACTCTGCCTGTTGTGTACGGCGAGAAGATCGTTATGCGCGTGTTGGACAAAGAATCGATCAACGTTGGGCTTACGAATCTGGGCTTCTTGAGCCACAACCTCAAAATCCTCGAGGACATGGCGCAGCGCACATACGGAATCGTTCTGGTCACCGGCCCGACTGGATCGGGAAAGACGACGACGCTTTACTCGCTGATCAACCAAACGAACGATGGGCTGAAGAACATCCTCACGATCGAGGATCCCGTCGAATACGAACTGGACAGTATCAACCAGACCAGCGTCAACGTGAAGGCAGGGATGACTTTCCAAGCAGGTTTGCGGGCAATGTTGCGCCAAGATCCGGACGTCATCATGGTCGGCGAAATGCGCGACCGCGAGACCGCGACGATCGCGATGGAGGCAGCGCTGACCGGCCACCTCGTCTTCAGCACGCTTCACACGAACGATGCTTCGTCGGCGCCCAGCAGGCTGGCAGACATGGATGTTGAGCCGTTCCTGGTCGCATCCTCGTTGATAGGTGTGTTGGCGCAGCGGCTCGTTCGCGTGATTTGCCCGCACTGCAAGGAGAGCTATACCGCGAGCCGTGAGAGCTTGCTGCGCTACGGATTCCCACTGCCCGAAGAGGTTGGCGCCGAGACAAAGGGAGAGTTGAAGCTGTTCAAGGGCGCTGGCTGTGACAAGTGCCGGGGATCGGGTTATAAAGGTCGAACCGGCGTGCACGAGTTGCTCGTGCTGTCCGATGAAATCCGCGACCAGATTCTGCACAAAGCGCCGACGCACGAAATCCGAAAGATGGCGATCCAAAACGGCATGAAGAGCCTGCAAGCAGATGCTGTCCAGAAGATACTGATGGGCGTTACGTCGGTCGATGAGGTACTGAGGGTGATCTACTCATAG
- a CDS encoding DUF167 domain-containing protein, which produces MSRLRGKSCNSCCYDAETSSHGSSRFSTNTRDRWRTLRISNWSRSRRTLHSDLRVRVTTKAKENSLRLDGEIVRVYTTSPPVDGSANKSVVQIVAKALKVPKSAVAIKRGLKSRDKLLHIANLDPAELKQRLKGL; this is translated from the coding sequence ATGTCGAGACTGCGAGGGAAGAGCTGCAACAGCTGTTGCTACGACGCAGAAACTTCGAGTCACGGTTCAAGTCGCTTCTCGACGAATACGCGGGATCGCTGGAGAACTCTCAGAATCTCCAACTGGAGTCGGAGCAGGCGGACGCTGCATAGCGACCTTCGTGTGCGTGTGACGACGAAGGCGAAAGAGAACTCGCTCCGCTTGGACGGCGAGATCGTGCGGGTTTACACGACATCGCCGCCCGTCGACGGCTCTGCCAACAAGTCAGTCGTCCAGATTGTCGCCAAGGCGCTCAAGGTGCCTAAGTCAGCGGTCGCGATCAAGCGCGGTCTGAAATCCCGCGACAAGTTGCTCCACATTGCCAACTTGGATCCAGCGGAACTCAAGCAACGACTGAAGGGCCTTTAG
- a CDS encoding M42 family metallopeptidase: MSVELLQRLTEAHGVPGQESAIREIVREELDGICEISVDYLGSMICLKRATKPPKGGAKKLMIAAHMDEIGFVVRYISDKGFLRIHTLGGWDPRMMAAQRVFVHTAGGALNGVLMPGVKPKHLLTPAEANKALTTNDYFVDVGLSAAQAKRKVKLGDMVTMNRTFQQMGDLYTCKAMDDRCALYVMIEAMKKVKAHSVDVYAVATVQEEIGLRGATAAGSGIAPDICVAIDITLANDIPGIPEDMAITRLGHGTAIKFMDSSLICHPKLFDHFVSLAEKHKIPFQIEVLPMGGTDAGGVQRQHGGIPSFTLSIPTRYVHTVNETIHKKDLKASVDLISKYIADAHNGKYGYAR, from the coding sequence ATGAGCGTCGAACTTTTGCAACGACTGACCGAAGCGCACGGTGTGCCCGGACAAGAGAGCGCGATACGCGAGATCGTGCGCGAAGAGCTCGACGGGATTTGCGAGATCAGCGTCGACTACCTCGGCAGCATGATCTGCCTAAAGCGCGCGACAAAACCGCCGAAGGGCGGCGCGAAGAAGCTGATGATCGCCGCGCACATGGACGAGATCGGCTTCGTCGTGCGCTACATCTCCGACAAAGGATTCCTGCGGATTCATACGCTCGGCGGCTGGGACCCGCGCATGATGGCGGCGCAGCGGGTGTTCGTGCACACCGCCGGCGGTGCGTTGAACGGGGTGCTGATGCCCGGTGTGAAACCGAAGCACCTCCTGACTCCCGCAGAGGCGAACAAGGCGCTGACGACGAACGACTACTTCGTTGACGTCGGCCTCTCGGCGGCGCAGGCAAAGCGGAAGGTGAAGCTCGGCGACATGGTGACGATGAACCGCACGTTCCAGCAGATGGGCGACCTCTACACGTGCAAGGCGATGGACGACCGGTGCGCCCTTTACGTGATGATCGAGGCGATGAAAAAGGTAAAGGCGCATTCGGTCGACGTGTACGCCGTAGCGACAGTGCAGGAGGAGATCGGCCTTCGCGGCGCGACGGCGGCGGGGTCCGGCATCGCGCCAGACATTTGCGTTGCGATCGATATTACGCTCGCCAACGACATCCCGGGCATCCCCGAAGACATGGCGATCACGCGCCTCGGACACGGCACCGCGATCAAGTTCATGGACTCGTCGCTGATCTGCCACCCGAAGCTGTTCGACCACTTCGTCTCCTTGGCAGAGAAACACAAGATTCCTTTCCAGATCGAGGTCTTGCCGATGGGCGGAACAGACGCGGGCGGCGTGCAGCGCCAGCACGGCGGCATCCCTTCGTTCACCCTGTCCATTCCAACGCGGTACGTACACACGGTCAACGAGACGATCCACAAGAAGGACCTGAAGGCGTCGGTCGACCTAATCTCGAAGTACATTGCCGACGCGCACAATGGGAAGTATGGGTACGCGCGGTAG
- a CDS encoding DUF2339 domain-containing protein, translating to MDDETLDEVLERLKRIEERLDRLESRPAERVAPPPVIHKPAQPQRVFRSYEQRQPRPIRTEPSTDKPAPPKEPEPAEKREDQEFVFGSKVLPRVGIVIVLLAIFYLVAMGIQQGWINFTVQFIGELAICGGLIGIGIWKLNEREDFGQVLVGGGSCGLYLSFAGAHVYKDIISAEVLVVLFVLLSLANFAFSWWRSSKSFWMIGYIGGLVAAGMPMDRSDYSSSLLLAGIIVLAATFLAAYRQWFKALAGLWLVSSIFVIVVTQQAIQADAMSAATAILILCGFSFLPIAAYALRFISNSFDEKGWFFLIAGGLTSLATLTFGKEILPVPHSVGVVLWSLSLLALGWYIRKRPHSSILVYTGIGTATVVAPMAFAAYPACLTYAALGLLTTAFVMARKQGLERIGAIFSASYVVLTITAYVIAMAAGPLETVVEMTMLGAIALGFVNVAYVAGKLEENMATAVTAAAAVFYLILTRAAYISAAAEPAYAVVLGQSVYVVVLAIVAIRAKWSGLGILGLIFGGFAAAIYWLSIANVGSDVSTGREISLLLVLTAALVLSAIGAGSDDKERQASSVVAAVIGGFVVVPAIYLMLGPEALGLADAPAVATAIATYAIVLGVLSMVVKWPGHAIVGSVAILIGTLYYWVEIVGNQGISGAGIQLFLTLLMSGAIVMSAFGAGREAVGRQIAWVGASVLGLFVLARAFFLVLTLPAVGMDEQTALVSSWAIYAIVLALVSNRPKQLALAGVSYAITLLSVAFYLNYRFEGSLQMGLGDQLIVTGLQSAALVLGSLSLGRNTDELQKAAVLTSIVGWFVFARMINVVLILPAIGMAEQAALTVSWSIYAALVLYLGFRFDFKNLRITSLVMFGVTIAKVFFVDLAKLDEIIRVLVLIVLGGLLLLAGYIYVRKRQGAPKERDAD from the coding sequence GTGGACGACGAGACTCTGGACGAAGTCCTAGAACGGCTCAAGAGAATCGAGGAGAGGCTAGACCGCCTGGAGAGCCGACCGGCCGAGCGCGTTGCCCCGCCTCCCGTCATCCACAAGCCGGCACAGCCGCAAAGGGTGTTCAGGTCTTACGAGCAGAGGCAGCCGCGGCCCATTCGTACCGAGCCTTCTACCGACAAGCCAGCGCCGCCCAAGGAACCTGAGCCAGCAGAGAAGCGCGAGGACCAAGAGTTCGTCTTCGGCAGCAAGGTTCTCCCGCGCGTCGGGATCGTGATCGTCCTGCTCGCCATCTTCTATCTAGTCGCGATGGGCATCCAGCAGGGGTGGATAAACTTCACAGTGCAGTTCATCGGCGAACTTGCGATCTGTGGCGGCCTGATCGGCATCGGTATCTGGAAGCTGAACGAGCGCGAGGACTTTGGGCAGGTGCTCGTCGGTGGCGGATCGTGCGGCCTCTATCTGAGCTTCGCAGGCGCGCACGTTTACAAGGACATCATAAGCGCAGAGGTTCTCGTCGTCCTGTTCGTCCTGCTCAGCCTCGCCAACTTCGCATTCAGTTGGTGGCGCTCTTCGAAGTCGTTCTGGATGATCGGCTACATCGGTGGCCTAGTTGCGGCTGGAATGCCGATGGACCGGAGCGACTACTCCTCTAGCCTTTTGCTGGCGGGCATCATCGTGCTGGCGGCGACGTTTCTCGCCGCCTACCGGCAATGGTTCAAAGCGCTCGCCGGGCTGTGGCTGGTCTCCAGCATCTTCGTCATCGTCGTTACTCAACAAGCGATCCAGGCTGATGCTATGTCGGCCGCGACGGCAATCTTGATCTTATGTGGGTTTTCGTTCCTTCCAATCGCCGCGTACGCTCTGCGTTTCATTTCAAACAGTTTCGACGAAAAGGGTTGGTTCTTCCTGATCGCCGGGGGCTTGACTTCGTTGGCGACGTTGACCTTCGGCAAGGAGATTCTGCCCGTTCCGCACTCTGTCGGCGTCGTCCTGTGGTCGCTCTCGCTGCTCGCGCTAGGTTGGTACATCCGGAAACGGCCACACTCTTCGATCCTTGTGTACACGGGGATCGGGACTGCGACCGTGGTCGCACCGATGGCCTTCGCCGCGTACCCAGCGTGTCTGACGTACGCAGCGCTCGGGCTCTTGACGACGGCCTTTGTCATGGCGCGCAAGCAGGGCCTCGAGAGGATCGGTGCGATCTTCAGCGCCTCGTACGTCGTTTTAACGATCACGGCCTACGTCATAGCGATGGCTGCAGGGCCGCTTGAGACGGTGGTAGAGATGACGATGTTGGGCGCGATTGCTCTTGGCTTTGTGAACGTCGCGTACGTCGCGGGCAAGCTGGAAGAGAACATGGCGACCGCGGTGACCGCTGCCGCAGCCGTGTTCTATCTGATCCTCACGCGCGCAGCGTACATTTCGGCCGCCGCGGAGCCAGCGTATGCGGTCGTGCTCGGGCAGTCGGTCTACGTTGTCGTCCTTGCGATCGTCGCCATCCGCGCCAAATGGTCCGGGCTGGGGATACTTGGCCTGATCTTTGGCGGATTTGCGGCCGCCATCTACTGGCTGTCGATCGCGAACGTCGGGAGCGATGTCAGCACGGGGCGCGAGATTTCTCTCCTGCTCGTCCTGACCGCAGCTCTCGTCCTGTCGGCGATAGGGGCCGGAAGCGACGACAAGGAGCGGCAAGCGTCGTCGGTCGTCGCTGCGGTCATCGGCGGATTCGTCGTTGTGCCGGCCATCTATCTCATGCTCGGACCTGAGGCCCTCGGCCTGGCCGATGCGCCAGCGGTTGCAACAGCGATCGCGACCTACGCCATTGTCCTGGGGGTGCTGTCAATGGTCGTCAAATGGCCGGGCCACGCGATAGTCGGATCAGTGGCAATCCTGATCGGGACGCTCTACTACTGGGTTGAGATCGTTGGGAACCAGGGCATCAGCGGTGCAGGCATTCAGCTCTTCCTCACTCTTCTGATGAGCGGCGCCATTGTCATGTCCGCCTTCGGTGCCGGGCGCGAAGCTGTTGGCAGACAGATCGCCTGGGTCGGGGCGTCGGTGCTCGGGCTGTTCGTGCTCGCAAGGGCGTTCTTCCTAGTTCTCACACTCCCGGCCGTCGGCATGGACGAGCAGACCGCGCTTGTCAGCTCTTGGGCGATCTACGCGATCGTGCTCGCGCTCGTGTCCAACAGGCCTAAGCAACTGGCGCTCGCCGGCGTCTCCTACGCGATCACGTTGCTGTCTGTCGCGTTCTATTTGAACTACCGGTTCGAAGGCTCGCTGCAGATGGGGCTGGGCGACCAGCTGATCGTCACCGGCCTGCAGAGCGCAGCCCTCGTCCTCGGTTCTCTTAGCCTCGGCAGGAACACGGACGAGCTGCAGAAGGCCGCCGTGCTGACATCGATCGTCGGCTGGTTCGTCTTCGCCCGCATGATCAACGTCGTTCTGATTCTGCCCGCGATCGGAATGGCGGAGCAGGCCGCGCTGACGGTTTCCTGGTCGATCTATGCCGCACTTGTCCTGTACCTCGGGTTCCGTTTCGACTTCAAAAACCTCCGGATCACCAGCCTCGTCATGTTCGGAGTCACGATCGCTAAGGTGTTCTTTGTCGATCTCGCGAAACTCGACGAGATCATTCGCGTGCTGGTTCTGATCGTGCTTGGCGGTCTATTGCTCCTGGCGGGCTACATCTACGTGCGTAAAAGGCAGGGAGCGCCGAAAGAGCGCGACGCAGATTAG
- a CDS encoding prepilin-type N-terminal cleavage/methylation domain-containing protein: MNKSKRAFTLIELLVVIAIIAILAAILFPVFANAKGAARKIQSMSNLRQLGMAWTMYNTDYDGTVMRTYTQGSDRIYYWWGSYDGTELRPEEGLLYPYTRSDEIKSDPTFPSKLRTVLGLTGYGYNYSYLSPSIFTPPTWEETPIPVAETQIGQPSETVVFATSARINNWEFDPPRLEGNTFLDPPSADYPGFQGRHSALGIVLWADGHTKVFKPRFRTGTFGYGFFAEDFIRENLGDIDEDGDFTTDELFDLE; the protein is encoded by the coding sequence ATGAATAAAAGCAAACGAGCGTTCACGCTCATCGAACTCCTGGTCGTCATCGCCATCATAGCGATCCTGGCCGCCATACTCTTCCCTGTCTTCGCAAACGCAAAGGGCGCCGCGAGAAAGATACAAAGCATGAGCAATCTGCGCCAGCTTGGGATGGCGTGGACGATGTACAACACCGACTACGACGGCACCGTCATGCGCACGTATACGCAGGGGTCTGATCGGATCTACTACTGGTGGGGTTCGTACGACGGCACCGAGCTGCGCCCCGAGGAAGGGCTGCTCTACCCCTACACGCGCAGCGACGAGATCAAATCTGATCCGACGTTTCCGAGCAAGCTGCGAACTGTGCTTGGATTGACCGGCTACGGTTATAACTACAGCTACCTCAGCCCGAGCATCTTCACGCCTCCGACGTGGGAGGAGACGCCGATTCCTGTGGCCGAGACCCAGATCGGGCAGCCCTCCGAGACCGTGGTCTTCGCGACCTCGGCGCGGATCAACAACTGGGAGTTCGACCCGCCGAGACTCGAAGGCAACACGTTTCTCGATCCGCCGTCTGCGGACTACCCTGGTTTCCAAGGCAGACATTCCGCGCTCGGAATCGTGCTGTGGGCCGACGGACATACGAAGGTATTCAAGCCGCGATTCCGAACGGGAACGTTCGGCTACGGTTTCTTTGCCGAAGACTTCATTAGAGAGAACCTAGGTGACATCGACGAGGACGGCGACTTCACGACCGATGAGCTGTTCGATCTAGAATGA
- a CDS encoding HDOD domain-containing protein yields MRTKEVAVLPQVVFKIMEMTSSVDSSSRMLEQEIVVDPGFSARILAQANSAYYALPRKVTSIREAVAFLGYKAVRQLSMTIGVFDMFVGKTDKGSMRRRAWWRHSLDTAVCCRFLAEKLGKGSADQAYTCALLHLLGKTLLDRYDSDEYSKVEALAEKGAVDRDAEQAVFKCDHVEVCQTAATRWRFPEVLIEGVSYIDEPANDDPYCDLKAMVSVSNKVAYMVIAGKGLKDWDTDSIPEWAVSILGLNKERLTLLIDESTAAVAAEAHMSF; encoded by the coding sequence TTGAGAACCAAAGAGGTCGCTGTGTTGCCGCAGGTCGTGTTCAAGATCATGGAGATGACCAGCAGCGTCGATTCGTCTTCGCGGATGTTGGAGCAAGAGATCGTCGTCGATCCGGGTTTCTCAGCGCGAATATTGGCGCAGGCAAACTCCGCGTATTACGCGCTTCCTCGAAAGGTGACGTCGATCCGCGAGGCCGTTGCGTTCCTCGGCTATAAGGCTGTGCGGCAGCTATCGATGACCATTGGCGTGTTCGACATGTTTGTCGGCAAGACCGATAAGGGATCGATGCGGCGCAGAGCATGGTGGCGTCACTCGCTCGATACTGCGGTGTGCTGCCGGTTCTTGGCCGAGAAGCTGGGCAAGGGATCGGCTGACCAGGCTTACACATGCGCGTTGTTACACCTTCTGGGCAAGACGCTATTGGATCGATATGACAGCGATGAGTACTCGAAGGTTGAAGCCCTGGCGGAGAAGGGCGCAGTGGATCGCGACGCCGAGCAGGCAGTGTTCAAGTGCGATCACGTCGAGGTCTGTCAAACGGCAGCAACGCGCTGGCGATTCCCTGAAGTCTTGATCGAGGGGGTGAGCTACATCGACGAACCTGCGAACGACGATCCGTACTGTGACCTGAAGGCAATGGTCTCAGTTTCGAACAAGGTCGCGTACATGGTGATCGCGGGCAAGGGCCTCAAGGACTGGGACACGGACTCTATCCCTGAGTGGGCAGTCTCGATCTTGGGATTGAACAAGGAACGATTAACACTGCTGATCGACGAGTCCACGGCAGCAGTCGCCGCTGAGGCGCACATGAGTTTTTAG
- a CDS encoding transglycosylase SLT domain-containing protein, producing the protein MRTRWAAYFLVLVLVSVGQWAWQGQLNRLEAQLVEDRSHFEIQRSRLRLALKRAADEQLVGKPMVERLCRQAIEIEGLDWGEEQIDAMVLICWRESRYDANDQNQTSTAYGLYQFLDSTWQYTSVEKTPDPLLQTVAAVRYIEDRYDTPTEALKFHRQLRVVNGKRVRYY; encoded by the coding sequence TTGCGCACAAGGTGGGCAGCCTACTTCCTCGTGCTGGTACTTGTGTCAGTTGGCCAGTGGGCGTGGCAGGGCCAGTTGAACAGACTGGAAGCGCAACTCGTCGAAGACAGGTCGCATTTCGAAATTCAGAGGTCTCGGCTTAGGCTCGCGCTCAAGCGTGCGGCGGACGAGCAGCTCGTGGGCAAGCCGATGGTCGAGCGGTTGTGCAGACAGGCGATCGAGATCGAGGGCTTGGACTGGGGCGAAGAGCAGATCGACGCGATGGTGCTGATCTGTTGGCGGGAGTCGCGCTACGATGCGAACGACCAGAATCAGACCTCGACAGCCTACGGGCTGTATCAGTTCCTCGATTCAACGTGGCAGTACACGAGCGTCGAAAAGACGCCCGACCCCTTGCTGCAAACTGTCGCCGCAGTCCGCTATATCGAGGATCGGTACGATACGCCGACCGAGGCGCTGAAATTCCATCGTCAGTTACGCGTTGTGAACGGAAAGCGAGTGCGGTACTACTAA
- the gatB gene encoding Asp-tRNA(Asn)/Glu-tRNA(Gln) amidotransferase subunit GatB: MLNYLPSVGMEVHAELLTKSKMFCRCPVAFGGEPNTRVCPVCLGMPGSLPVPNRVAIEMVLRTALAMNCTIAMDSVFHRKNYFYPDLPKGYQVSQYGETNPIGYDGSIEVPHGSNATRTVRIRRVHLEEDTGKLMHLPDGRAGIDFNRAGVPLMEVVTEFPPDISSSDEARAYLVQLRKVLLYLGVCDGKMEQGSLRCEPNISIRPEGSDEYGTKTELKNLNSFRAVHLGVDYEVMRQTGVLEAGGTVAQETRGWNEQKEESFLMRVKEVEQEYRYFPCPDLVPMSFSEDQVESLRRELPELPLSKSQRFVNEFKLDADDAGRLTASLELGRFFDAAVEAGGDPKPVCNWMLSDFSRLLNESGQVARLDGADPDGREVSKVRPTHLVELTSLIADGTISGKIGKEVFEEVFATGSGPAAIVAEKGLKQITDDSFIEKLAKDVIEAHPDQVTMYRNGKTGILGFLVGQAMKKSQGKANPQKVQEQLRRILDS, encoded by the coding sequence ATGCTCAACTACTTGCCCTCAGTAGGAATGGAGGTTCACGCCGAGCTTCTCACGAAGAGCAAGATGTTCTGTCGGTGCCCGGTCGCGTTCGGCGGCGAACCGAACACGAGGGTGTGTCCGGTGTGTCTCGGTATGCCCGGCTCTCTTCCGGTGCCGAATCGGGTTGCGATCGAGATGGTGCTGCGAACGGCGCTGGCCATGAACTGCACGATCGCGATGGACAGCGTGTTCCATCGCAAGAACTACTTTTATCCGGATCTGCCGAAGGGGTATCAGGTCAGCCAGTACGGCGAGACGAACCCGATCGGCTACGACGGATCGATCGAGGTGCCGCACGGCAGCAACGCGACGAGAACCGTCCGTATTCGCCGCGTTCATTTGGAGGAAGATACCGGCAAGCTGATGCACCTGCCAGACGGTCGAGCGGGCATAGACTTCAACCGTGCAGGTGTGCCGCTGATGGAGGTCGTCACAGAGTTCCCACCGGATATCAGCAGCTCTGATGAAGCGCGGGCCTACCTCGTGCAGCTCAGAAAGGTACTGCTGTATCTAGGCGTGTGCGACGGCAAGATGGAGCAGGGAAGCTTGCGGTGCGAGCCGAACATCTCGATCCGACCGGAGGGCAGCGACGAGTACGGAACCAAGACGGAGCTTAAGAACCTCAATTCGTTTCGAGCCGTGCACCTGGGTGTAGATTACGAAGTTATGCGGCAAACAGGAGTGCTTGAGGCCGGTGGGACGGTTGCCCAAGAGACTCGCGGATGGAACGAGCAGAAGGAGGAAAGCTTTCTAATGCGCGTCAAAGAGGTCGAACAGGAGTACCGCTACTTCCCCTGCCCAGACTTAGTTCCGATGAGCTTCTCTGAAGATCAGGTCGAAAGTTTGCGCCGAGAGCTGCCAGAGCTGCCGCTCAGCAAGTCGCAGAGGTTTGTGAACGAGTTCAAGCTCGACGCGGACGATGCGGGACGGTTGACGGCAAGCTTGGAGCTCGGTCGATTCTTCGACGCGGCGGTTGAGGCGGGCGGCGATCCGAAACCGGTGTGCAACTGGATGCTCTCGGATTTCTCAAGGCTGTTGAACGAGTCCGGGCAGGTTGCGCGTTTAGACGGCGCGGACCCCGACGGCAGGGAAGTGAGCAAGGTTCGACCGACTCATCTCGTTGAACTGACGAGCTTGATCGCGGACGGAACGATCAGCGGGAAGATCGGCAAGGAGGTGTTCGAAGAGGTGTTCGCCACCGGCAGCGGACCTGCGGCGATCGTGGCAGAAAAGGGCCTAAAACAGATAACCGACGACTCGTTTATCGAGAAATTGGCGAAGGATGTAATCGAAGCCCACCCGGATCAGGTCACAATGTACAGGAACGGAAAGACCGGGATACTGGGGTTTTTGGTCGGCCAGGCAATGAAGAAATCGCAGGGAAAGGCCAACCCCCAGAAGGTGCAGGAACAGTTGCGGAGGATTTTAGATTCGTGA
- a CDS encoding ferritin gives MLHEQVGHELGASHEYLATAVFFGELGLDGWAAEFYRQSDEERVHAMKIIHFLVEVDVRFTMPAIPVAKPSDIASPLDACQKALKWERRVTEQFQAMAQVATAEGDHVSGQFLQWFLNEQVEEENTMDRYVKILESGLNPFQAEPLLGDPHADDAG, from the coding sequence ATGTTGCACGAACAGGTTGGCCACGAGCTTGGTGCGTCGCACGAATACCTGGCCACCGCAGTGTTCTTCGGCGAGCTTGGACTTGACGGTTGGGCCGCGGAGTTCTACCGCCAGTCGGACGAGGAACGGGTGCACGCGATGAAGATCATCCATTTCCTTGTTGAAGTTGACGTGCGATTTACGATGCCGGCGATCCCCGTAGCAAAGCCGAGCGACATCGCATCACCGCTGGACGCCTGTCAGAAGGCGCTGAAGTGGGAGCGCAGGGTGACCGAACAGTTCCAAGCGATGGCGCAAGTTGCCACCGCAGAAGGCGATCACGTCAGCGGCCAGTTCCTGCAGTGGTTCCTGAACGAGCAGGTCGAAGAGGAGAACACGATGGATCGATACGTCAAGATCCTCGAGAGCGGCCTCAACCCGTTCCAGGCCGAGCCGCTGCTCGGCGACCCGCACGCCGACGACGCTGGGTAA